One window of the Acinetobacter equi genome contains the following:
- a CDS encoding adenylate/guanylate cyclase domain-containing protein, whose translation MVSFGNWIDREPRRFEYLHRLVAYLSLALILVVYHFTSEGSNYQVYVPLLLIALLLITPKICRIIEYKYNRNFKIYTLFLIDIAVVAVYLSAVHLNLVLTLLILFALLYSMIHEKIPFSIASLACLFGVTLFYLCNIFVFGFGRYFEMASVELTILAFLCMICYFGMGSLYQARRVQVAIGQQEYYYSQMHRYMEFSNQLSRYAPLQLWQSIMKGESEAKIEYKRKKITVFFSDIQGFTELSETLIPDDLAFLLNDYLSHMTEIAKQYEGTVDKFMGDAILVFFGDPNTQGVEQDAKTCVDMALAMRQQMKLLRERWMKMGYPPLHIRMGVSTGYCHVGNYGTAHRMAYTIVGHDVNLAARLQSAAEVDEILISEDTYKFVKDSYMCAPREPIDLKGIQAPVKTWQVMEKYKAEKMEYQRWFDYEYKGFNLLLNLDEVQNFEYSELITVLEKMIERIKAQQMLTNAQGIVKLRLEDEVILDVTEEPRFKKDA comes from the coding sequence ATGGTATCATTTGGAAATTGGATTGATAGAGAACCTAGAAGGTTTGAATACCTTCATAGATTAGTTGCTTATTTAAGTTTAGCTCTTATTTTGGTTGTTTATCATTTCACTTCTGAAGGTAGTAATTATCAAGTTTATGTGCCGTTGTTATTGATAGCATTACTTTTAATTACGCCAAAAATATGTCGAATTATAGAATATAAATATAATAGAAATTTTAAAATTTACACACTCTTTTTAATCGATATTGCAGTAGTTGCAGTTTATTTATCAGCTGTTCATCTAAATTTAGTTTTAACATTGCTAATATTATTTGCTCTGCTTTATTCAATGATTCATGAAAAAATTCCGTTTTCTATAGCTTCGCTTGCTTGTTTATTTGGTGTAACGTTATTTTATCTGTGTAATATTTTTGTATTTGGTTTTGGTCGCTATTTTGAAATGGCGAGTGTTGAGCTCACAATCTTAGCCTTTTTGTGCATGATTTGTTATTTCGGTATGGGGAGTTTATATCAAGCTCGTCGAGTGCAAGTCGCGATTGGGCAACAAGAATATTATTATTCACAAATGCACCGATATATGGAGTTTTCGAATCAATTAAGTCGATATGCTCCTTTACAACTTTGGCAATCGATCATGAAAGGTGAGTCTGAAGCAAAAATTGAATATAAACGTAAAAAAATTACAGTATTCTTTTCAGATATTCAAGGGTTTACTGAGTTGTCAGAAACGCTTATTCCAGATGATTTAGCATTTTTACTCAACGATTATTTGAGTCATATGACTGAAATTGCAAAACAGTATGAAGGTACTGTAGATAAGTTTATGGGAGATGCAATTTTAGTGTTTTTTGGGGATCCTAATACTCAAGGTGTAGAGCAGGATGCAAAAACTTGTGTAGATATGGCCTTAGCAATGCGACAACAAATGAAATTGTTGCGTGAGAGATGGATGAAAATGGGTTATCCGCCATTGCATATTCGTATGGGGGTTAGTACTGGCTATTGTCACGTCGGAAACTATGGTACTGCACATCGTATGGCATATACAATTGTGGGGCATGATGTGAATTTGGCAGCTCGTTTGCAAAGTGCTGCAGAAGTAGATGAAATTTTAATTTCTGAAGATACATATAAATTTGTCAAAGATAGTTATATGTGTGCGCCACGTGAACCTATTGATTTAAAAGGTATTCAGGCACCTGTAAAAACTTGGCAAGTAATGGAAAAATATAAAGCTGAAAAAATGGAATATCAGCGTTGGTTTGATTATGAATATAAAGGTTTTAATTTACTTTTAAATTTAGATGAAGTTCAAAACTTTGAGTATTCGGAATTGATTACTGTCCTAGAAAAAATGATAGAGCGTATTAAGGCACAGCAAATGCTTACGAATGCACAGGGTATTGTAAAATTACGTCTTGAAGATGAAGTTATATTGGATGTAACTGAAGAGCCTAGGTTTAAAAAAGATGCATAA
- the hscB gene encoding Fe-S protein assembly co-chaperone HscB, whose amino-acid sequence MNHFELFNLPASLDIDLAVLKSEFLKLQQQYHPDKAENKDQALIKSSEINQAYKALSNIDSRAGYLLKLKKQDFHLDQSISDFEFLQDALEIREQLEDARSSEELNSLKLEVQQWIDGLSREFKIDYAEDDWAEARDTVRKLRFFVKVMADIEKAEDRLLDDDSFDLDDDF is encoded by the coding sequence ATGAATCATTTTGAGTTATTTAATCTTCCAGCCTCACTTGATATTGATTTAGCAGTATTAAAATCTGAATTTTTAAAACTGCAACAACAATATCACCCAGATAAAGCTGAAAATAAAGATCAAGCTTTAATTAAATCGAGTGAAATCAATCAAGCATATAAAGCCTTATCAAATATTGATAGCCGTGCTGGATATTTACTAAAACTCAAAAAACAAGATTTTCATCTAGATCAATCAATCAGTGACTTTGAGTTTCTACAAGATGCACTTGAAATACGTGAGCAACTTGAAGATGCTAGAAGCAGCGAGGAACTCAATTCTTTAAAACTTGAAGTTCAGCAATGGATTGATGGTCTATCACGTGAATTTAAAATTGATTATGCCGAAGATGATTGGGCTGAAGCACGCGATACCGTTCGAAAATTACGTTTCTTCGTAAAAGTAATGGCCGATATTGAAAAAGCCGAAGATCGTCTATTAGATGATGATAGCTTTGATTTAGACGATGATTTTTAA
- a CDS encoding IscS subfamily cysteine desulfurase, translated as MKRPIYLDYAATTPVDPQVAERMMECLTFDGTFGNAASRSHAYGWQAEEKVEYAREQVANLIKADPREIVWTSGATESDNLALKGVAQFYASKGKHIITSKIEHKAILDTCRELEEEGFEITYLEPQPQTGLITPEMVQAAIRPDTILVSLMMVNNEIGTVTDVAAIGEITRANKIFFHVDAAQAAGKVEIDLSTMKIDLMSFSAHKIYGPKGIGALFVRRSPRVRLKAQMHGGGHERGMRSGTLATHQIVGMGEAFELAGKNLEAEQTRLRVLRDKLWNGLNSMEQVFLNGHPTYNVANYLNISFNFVEGESLMMALKDAAVSSGSACTSATLEPSYVLRALGLSDELAHSSIRFSFGKYTTEEDIDHVLNITQAAVEKLRELSPLWDMYKEGIDLASVEWAEH; from the coding sequence ATGAAACGCCCAATTTATCTTGATTATGCAGCAACAACTCCTGTAGACCCTCAAGTTGCAGAACGCATGATGGAGTGTTTAACATTTGATGGCACTTTTGGTAATGCGGCTTCTCGTTCTCATGCATATGGCTGGCAAGCAGAAGAAAAAGTTGAATATGCCCGTGAACAAGTTGCAAATCTTATCAAAGCAGATCCTCGTGAAATCGTATGGACTTCTGGTGCAACAGAATCAGACAATCTAGCACTTAAAGGCGTTGCACAATTTTACGCTTCTAAAGGCAAACACATTATTACGAGTAAAATTGAACATAAAGCAATTTTAGATACTTGTCGTGAGCTTGAAGAAGAAGGTTTTGAGATTACTTACCTTGAGCCGCAACCACAAACTGGTCTAATCACACCAGAAATGGTTCAAGCTGCTATTCGTCCAGATACAATTCTTGTTTCATTAATGATGGTTAACAATGAAATTGGTACTGTGACAGATGTTGCTGCAATTGGTGAAATCACACGTGCAAATAAAATTTTCTTCCACGTTGATGCTGCACAAGCTGCGGGTAAAGTTGAAATTGATCTTTCAACTATGAAAATTGATTTAATGAGCTTCTCAGCTCACAAAATTTATGGCCCTAAAGGCATTGGTGCATTATTTGTACGTCGTTCACCACGTGTTCGTCTTAAAGCACAAATGCATGGTGGTGGTCATGAGCGTGGTATGCGTTCTGGTACATTAGCAACACACCAAATCGTTGGTATGGGTGAGGCTTTTGAACTAGCAGGCAAAAACCTTGAAGCTGAGCAAACACGTTTGCGTGTATTACGTGACAAGCTTTGGAATGGCTTAAATTCAATGGAACAAGTATTCTTGAATGGTCACCCAACATACAATGTTGCTAATTATTTAAATATAAGCTTCAACTTTGTCGAAGGTGAATCTTTGATGATGGCATTAAAAGATGCTGCTGTATCATCAGGTTCAGCATGTACATCTGCAACATTAGAACCTTCTTATGTACTTCGCGCACTAGGTCTCTCTGATGAACTAGCACATAGCTCAATCCGCTTCAGTTTTGGTAAATATACAACCGAAGAAGACATTGATCATGTGTTAAACATTACTCAAGCTGCAGTTGAGAAATTACGTGAACTTTCTCCGCTTTGGGATATGTATAAAGAAGGTATTGACCTTGCAAGCGTTGAGTGGGCTGAACACTAA
- the hscA gene encoding Fe-S protein assembly chaperone HscA has product MALLQIAEPGQSSAPHEHRIAIGIDLGTTHSLVATILSGQPKVLNDEQGQVLLPSIVHYDKNTTHYGEAAKPFITNDPKNTIVSVKRFMGRSKADIKFQHPYQLVGEDNQMPAFETTQGRKTPVEISAEILKQLKERAEESLKNPVNGAVITVPAYFDEAQRQATRDAAQLAGLNVLRLLNEPTAAAVAYGLDQATNLMTDRNYVIYDLGGGTFDISVLRFSQGVFEVLATGGHTALGGDDLDRLIVKWAKKQLLVESLNDTEYSHVLVAARKAKEALTTQESIQLQFLEQSLTLDRPTFESIIKIALDKTISVCKRVLRDAKLELSDIENVVLVGGSTRSYAVQNIVRETFNQEPLCTINPDEVVAIGASITANQLIGNTTDGALLLDVTPLSLGLETMGGLVERLISRNTAIPVARRQEFTTYQDGQTAMLIHVVQGERDLVEHCRSLGRFVLRGIPSMTAGQARIEVTFQVDADGLLTVSAKETTSGVHAQIDIKPSYGLSESDTERLLLDGFKYAEEDKQLRHLNETKVEAQRELEALEQALKVDAKLLSEIQLNKLNTAKTALINELESNQIDAIERAVEQLKVYSDAFAALRMNQHIDAALKGTKLEDWSNSN; this is encoded by the coding sequence ATGGCGCTCTTGCAAATTGCAGAACCTGGTCAATCAAGTGCACCACATGAACATCGTATTGCAATCGGTATCGATTTAGGTACCACCCATTCTTTGGTTGCTACGATTCTCTCTGGTCAGCCCAAAGTTTTGAATGACGAACAAGGTCAGGTGTTACTTCCATCTATCGTCCATTACGATAAAAATACCACTCATTATGGTGAGGCTGCAAAACCGTTTATAACAAACGATCCTAAAAATACGATTGTTTCGGTTAAGCGCTTTATGGGTCGCTCAAAAGCAGATATTAAATTTCAACATCCTTACCAACTTGTTGGTGAAGATAATCAAATGCCAGCTTTTGAAACAACTCAAGGTCGTAAAACACCTGTTGAAATTTCAGCAGAAATTCTAAAGCAACTCAAAGAACGTGCTGAAGAAAGCCTTAAAAATCCAGTAAATGGTGCAGTAATTACTGTCCCTGCTTATTTTGATGAAGCTCAACGCCAAGCTACACGAGATGCGGCTCAGCTTGCTGGATTAAATGTTCTTCGTTTACTCAATGAACCTACTGCCGCTGCTGTTGCTTATGGTTTAGATCAAGCAACAAATCTAATGACTGATCGAAATTATGTTATCTATGATTTAGGTGGTGGTACATTTGACATTTCAGTTTTACGTTTTTCACAAGGTGTATTTGAAGTTCTTGCAACAGGTGGGCATACTGCGCTTGGTGGAGATGATTTAGATCGCCTTATTGTTAAATGGGCTAAAAAACAATTGCTTGTTGAATCTTTAAATGACACTGAATATTCACATGTTCTTGTTGCAGCACGTAAAGCAAAAGAGGCTTTAACAACTCAAGAATCTATACAATTACAATTTTTAGAACAGTCATTAACTCTTGATCGCCCTACCTTTGAAAGCATTATTAAAATTGCTCTCGATAAAACAATTAGTGTATGTAAACGTGTTTTACGTGATGCAAAATTAGAGCTTTCAGATATCGAGAATGTTGTTCTTGTTGGTGGCTCAACGCGATCTTATGCTGTGCAAAATATTGTGCGTGAAACGTTTAACCAAGAACCTCTTTGTACAATTAATCCAGATGAAGTTGTTGCAATTGGTGCATCAATCACAGCAAACCAATTAATCGGAAATACCACCGACGGTGCTCTGCTGCTTGATGTTACACCACTTTCACTAGGCTTAGAAACAATGGGTGGCTTAGTCGAGCGTTTAATTTCACGTAACACAGCTATTCCAGTTGCACGTCGTCAAGAGTTTACAACATATCAAGATGGTCAAACTGCCATGCTCATTCATGTTGTACAAGGTGAACGTGATTTAGTTGAACATTGTCGTAGCTTAGGACGCTTCGTTCTACGTGGCATCCCATCAATGACAGCTGGTCAAGCTAGAATTGAAGTGACATTCCAAGTTGATGCCGATGGCTTACTAACAGTATCTGCAAAAGAAACAACTTCTGGTGTACATGCTCAAATTGACATTAAACCATCATATGGTTTATCTGAAAGTGATACAGAACGTTTACTTTTAGATGGCTTCAAGTATGCCGAAGAAGATAAACAGCTACGTCACTTGAATGAAACCAAGGTCGAGGCTCAACGCGAATTAGAAGCCTTAGAGCAAGCACTTAAAGTTGATGCTAAACTTCTTTCAGAAATTCAACTCAACAAACTAAATACAGCTAAAACAGCATTAATTAATGAATTAGAATCTAATCAAATTGATGCCATTGAAAGAGCTGTTGAACAATTAAAAGTTTATAGTGATGCTTTTGCTGCACTTCGAATGAATCAACATATCGATGCTGCATTAAAAGGCACAAAACTTGAAGATTGGTCAAACTCAAACTAA
- a CDS encoding HU family DNA-binding protein: MNKSELIDAIAEKGGLSKTDAGKALDATIASISEALKSGDTVTLVGFGTFSVKERAARTGRNPQTGATLQIEASKVPSFKAGKGLKDAVA, encoded by the coding sequence ATGAATAAATCAGAATTAATTGATGCGATTGCAGAAAAAGGGGGATTGTCTAAGACTGATGCTGGAAAAGCCTTAGACGCTACAATTGCTTCAATTTCAGAAGCTTTAAAATCAGGCGATACGGTTACTCTAGTTGGTTTTGGTACTTTCAGTGTTAAAGAGCGTGCTGCTCGTACTGGACGCAATCCACAAACTGGCGCAACTTTACAGATTGAAGCGAGTAAAGTGCCAAGCTTTAAAGCTGGTAAAGGCTTAAAAGATGCGGTTGCATAA
- a CDS encoding HIT domain-containing protein yields the protein MFSLHPQLAQDTFYVGDFPLSTCRLMNDMQFPWLILVPRVAGITELYELSQADQEQFLRESSWLSSQLSRVFRADKMNVAALGNMVPQLHFHHVVRYQNDVVWPKPVWGTPAIPYSNEVLAHMRQTLMLALRGQGDMPFDWRMD from the coding sequence ATGTTTAGTTTGCATCCACAACTTGCTCAAGATACTTTTTATGTTGGCGACTTTCCATTGTCAACTTGTCGTTTAATGAATGATATGCAGTTCCCATGGCTCATTCTAGTTCCTCGTGTTGCTGGAATTACAGAGTTGTATGAACTTAGTCAAGCTGATCAAGAGCAATTTTTGCGCGAATCAAGTTGGTTGTCTAGTCAGCTTTCTCGTGTATTCCGTGCGGACAAAATGAACGTGGCTGCCTTGGGGAATATGGTTCCACAACTGCATTTTCATCATGTTGTTCGTTATCAGAATGATGTGGTTTGGCCAAAACCAGTATGGGGAACACCTGCTATACCTTATAGCAATGAAGTTCTTGCACATATGCGTCAAACATTAATGCTGGCGCTTCGTGGTCAAGGGGATATGCCTTTTGATTGGAGAATGGACTAA
- a CDS encoding phasin family protein produces MNGQKRLDFKKYTKQIWLAGLGAFSKAEGEGSRLFDSLVKSGAELEAKTNQLFGVSKNKQTPSQSLSFEHNQQIESAVQQPVSNLKCLNVQELQELQKMVLELHKKVDILMEGNQDFIKDFDKK; encoded by the coding sequence TTGAACGGTCAAAAACGTCTAGATTTTAAGAAATATACAAAACAAATATGGCTAGCTGGTCTTGGTGCCTTTTCTAAGGCAGAAGGTGAAGGAAGTCGTTTATTTGACTCTTTGGTGAAGAGTGGAGCTGAGTTGGAGGCAAAAACCAATCAATTATTTGGAGTAAGTAAGAATAAGCAAACACCATCACAAAGCCTAAGTTTTGAGCATAATCAACAAATAGAAAGTGCGGTTCAACAGCCAGTTAGTAATTTGAAATGTCTTAATGTTCAAGAGTTGCAAGAACTACAAAAAATGGTATTGGAGTTGCATAAAAAAGTAGATATTTTGATGGAAGGAAATCAAGATTTTATAAAAGATTTCGATAAAAAATGA
- a CDS encoding Rrf2 family transcriptional regulator produces MRLTTRGRYAVTALLDLALQPTEQTITLAEIATRQTISVAYLEQLFAKLKRHGLVSSIRGANGGYHLAKGAHEITVLEIIEAVNETVNATRCDHKGNCQNGAMCLTHDLWHELSHHIADYLAKITLADLVARDNVQTVAIRQNSAPLDSDLLSVTGI; encoded by the coding sequence ATGCGCCTAACTACTCGCGGTCGTTACGCAGTGACTGCTCTACTTGATCTAGCTTTGCAGCCAACTGAACAAACGATTACTCTTGCAGAAATTGCAACCCGTCAAACGATTTCCGTTGCCTACCTAGAGCAGTTATTTGCCAAACTTAAGCGTCATGGCCTTGTATCTAGTATTCGAGGTGCAAATGGTGGTTACCATCTTGCTAAAGGTGCACATGAAATTACAGTATTAGAAATCATTGAAGCTGTAAATGAAACTGTTAATGCTACTCGTTGTGATCATAAAGGCAATTGTCAAAATGGTGCAATGTGCTTAACACATGATTTATGGCATGAACTCTCCCACCACATTGCCGATTATTTAGCAAAAATCACGCTTGCTGATCTCGTAGCACGAGACAACGTACAAACCGTTGCTATTCGCCAAAATTCAGCTCCTTTAGATTCAGATTTATTATCGGTTACAGGTATTTGA
- the iscA gene encoding iron-sulfur cluster assembly protein IscA, which yields MIHLTENAAAHISNYLKNRGKGEGIRVGVKTSGCSGLAYVLEFVDETDAHDEVFEQFGVKVFVDPKSLVYLEGLEMDYVKNGLNEGFEFNNPNKKGECGCGESFTV from the coding sequence ATGATCCATCTAACTGAAAATGCTGCAGCTCATATCAGCAATTACTTAAAGAATCGCGGTAAGGGTGAAGGTATTCGCGTGGGTGTGAAAACTTCTGGCTGTTCTGGCCTAGCATATGTGCTTGAGTTTGTCGATGAAACTGATGCACATGATGAAGTTTTCGAACAATTTGGAGTAAAAGTTTTCGTAGATCCAAAAAGCTTAGTTTACCTAGAAGGTCTAGAAATGGACTATGTTAAAAACGGCTTAAATGAAGGTTTCGAATTCAATAATCCAAACAAAAAAGGTGAATGTGGTTGCGGTGAGTCCTTCACTGTTTAA
- the fdx gene encoding ISC system 2Fe-2S type ferredoxin yields the protein MPRIKILPHAQICPEGAEFEVEQNANLCESMLKNGIKIEHACDMSCACTTCHVIVRKGFDNLEEMNDVEADLLDRAWGLEPDSRLSCQVKIVDTDLEVEIPKYTINHASENH from the coding sequence ATGCCTCGTATTAAAATTCTTCCACATGCGCAAATTTGCCCTGAAGGTGCTGAGTTTGAAGTTGAGCAAAATGCTAACCTTTGCGAAAGCATGCTAAAAAATGGCATTAAAATTGAACATGCATGTGATATGTCATGTGCTTGTACAACTTGCCACGTTATTGTCCGTAAAGGTTTTGATAACCTTGAAGAAATGAATGATGTAGAAGCAGACTTACTTGATCGTGCCTGGGGCTTAGAACCAGACTCGCGCTTATCATGCCAAGTTAAAATTGTTGATACAGATTTAGAAGTCGAAATTCCTAAATATACAATCAACCATGCTTCTGAAAATCACTAA
- the iscU gene encoding Fe-S cluster assembly scaffold IscU, with product MAYSEKVIDHYENPRNVGVLDKNAENVGTGMVGAPACGDVMRLQIQVNDSGVIEEARFKTYGCGSAIASSSLVTEWLKGKTLDEAQAIKNIDIANELALPPVKVHCSVLAEDAIKAAVEDYRSKKAKA from the coding sequence ATGGCTTATAGCGAAAAAGTAATTGATCATTATGAAAACCCACGTAACGTTGGTGTTTTAGATAAAAATGCTGAAAATGTTGGTACAGGTATGGTCGGTGCACCAGCTTGTGGTGACGTAATGCGTCTACAAATTCAAGTAAATGACTCTGGTGTTATTGAAGAAGCACGCTTTAAAACTTACGGATGTGGTTCAGCAATTGCATCTAGTTCACTTGTAACAGAGTGGTTAAAAGGTAAAACCCTAGACGAAGCTCAAGCAATTAAAAATATTGATATTGCTAATGAACTTGCTTTACCTCCTGTAAAAGTACACTGTTCCGTGCTTGCAGAAGATGCAATCAAAGCCGCGGTTGAAGACTACCGCAGCAAGAAAGCAAAAGCTTAA